A section of the Microbacterium sp. MM2322 genome encodes:
- a CDS encoding iron-siderophore ABC transporter substrate-binding protein encodes MSPRTRLVLASASGLLALALAGCTVAATPAPAAGSGSVETRSVTHARGTAKVPESPARVVTLEPLELDTAVAVGITPVGAAVAGNVTKLPAYLGVTDVTPVGTVPEPDLEAIAALKPDLILGTESRHSDLFDQLDAIAPTVFIASQADPWRDNAKLIGEALGREDEVEDLLSDVDDDCARIRDEFDVDGQTAQLIRPRDETTLSLYGPVSFAGSLLECVGFTIPDQQWEDGLQADLSPENIASATADHVFVTATDVSDRSEIPAAISGNADAFPDVTLVDTSTWVSGVGPKGAEAVLGDIERYLSASR; translated from the coding sequence ATGTCCCCTCGCACCCGCCTGGTCCTCGCCTCTGCGTCCGGACTCCTCGCTCTCGCCCTGGCCGGCTGTACCGTCGCCGCCACCCCCGCGCCCGCCGCCGGCTCCGGCTCCGTCGAGACCCGGTCCGTCACCCACGCCCGGGGGACGGCGAAGGTTCCCGAGTCGCCTGCCCGCGTCGTGACGCTCGAACCCCTCGAGCTCGACACCGCGGTCGCGGTCGGCATCACCCCCGTCGGGGCGGCTGTCGCCGGCAACGTGACGAAGCTGCCCGCCTACCTCGGCGTCACGGACGTGACACCCGTCGGAACCGTCCCCGAGCCCGACCTCGAGGCGATCGCGGCGCTCAAGCCCGACCTGATCCTCGGCACCGAGTCACGGCACTCCGACCTCTTCGACCAGCTCGACGCCATCGCCCCCACCGTGTTCATCGCCTCGCAGGCCGACCCGTGGCGCGACAACGCGAAGCTCATCGGTGAGGCCCTCGGGCGGGAGGACGAGGTCGAGGACCTCCTCTCGGACGTCGACGACGACTGCGCCCGCATCCGCGACGAATTCGATGTCGACGGCCAGACCGCGCAGCTCATCCGCCCGCGCGACGAGACGACCCTGAGCCTCTACGGACCGGTGTCGTTCGCCGGCAGCCTCCTCGAGTGCGTCGGATTCACCATCCCCGACCAGCAGTGGGAGGACGGCCTGCAGGCTGATCTCTCGCCCGAGAACATCGCGTCGGCGACGGCCGATCACGTCTTCGTCACCGCGACCGACGTCTCCGACCGTTCCGAGATCCCCGCGGCGATCAGCGGGAACGCGGACGCGTTCCCCGACGTGACCCTCGTCGACACCAGCACGTGGGTGTCCGGTGTCGGCCCGAAGGGCGCCGAAGCCGTGCTGGGCGACATCGAGCGGTACCTCTCCGCGAGCCGGTGA